From one Deltaproteobacteria bacterium genomic stretch:
- a CDS encoding RNA methyltransferase, with the protein MHVRAKTENITIVLNKPKYPGNVGSIARCAGNMGIEKISVVGNRDLAMEEMKQLATHFAAGSVDRIQHFDRLDEALAKFHYIVGATSRRGSGRGPVVSPREMAERLIDISRYNEIALLFGPEDTGLSNDDLQFCHLLVTIPTSKHLKSINLSHAVMILCYEIFTAHTETLEAFTPRLADSAELEGMYEQIKALLMKIGFLKPENPDYWMMHIRRFLARTKLFSKEVKILRGICRQLDWYGRNKKT; encoded by the coding sequence ATGCACGTAAGGGCAAAAACAGAAAACATAACCATCGTCCTGAATAAGCCGAAATATCCGGGCAATGTCGGATCCATAGCAAGGTGTGCAGGGAATATGGGGATTGAAAAAATCTCTGTGGTAGGCAATAGAGACCTTGCTATGGAGGAGATGAAACAGTTGGCTACCCATTTTGCAGCCGGGAGCGTGGATCGTATTCAGCACTTCGACCGCTTGGATGAAGCCCTGGCAAAGTTTCACTATATCGTCGGAGCGACATCAAGGCGGGGCTCCGGGAGAGGCCCTGTTGTCTCGCCCCGGGAGATGGCGGAGCGTCTGATTGATATATCCCGGTACAATGAAATAGCACTGCTTTTCGGGCCGGAGGATACGGGATTATCTAATGATGATTTGCAGTTCTGCCATCTTTTGGTAACCATTCCCACATCAAAACATCTTAAATCCATTAATCTTTCTCATGCCGTTATGATCCTCTGCTATGAGATCTTCACCGCTCATACGGAAACCCTGGAGGCCTTTACACCCCGTCTGGCCGACTCGGCGGAACTCGAAGGGATGTATGAGCAAATAAAGGCGTTGTTAATGAAAATCGGATTTCTCAAACCTGAAAATCCCGATTACTGGATGATGCATATCCGCCGTTTCCTTGCCAGAACGAAGCTCTTTTCCAAGGAGGTAAAGATCCTCCGTGGCATCTGCCGGCAATTAGACTGGTACGGGAGAAACAAAAAGACTTGA
- a CDS encoding type II toxin-antitoxin system RelE/ParE family toxin codes for MIRSFRCSETEKIFRRDFSRKFPGDIQERAFMKLNAIDAAIEIQDLRFPPSNRLDVLKGNRKGQWSIRINNQWRICF; via the coding sequence ATGATTCGATCTTTTCGGTGTAGCGAAACAGAGAAGATTTTTCGTCGGGATTTTTCTCGAAAATTCCCTGGCGATATTCAAGAGCGGGCATTCATGAAACTGAACGCCATTGATGCGGCCATTGAGATTCAGGATTTACGGTTTCCGCCCTCAAATCGGCTGGATGTTTTAAAAGGGAATCGTAAAGGACAATGGAGTATCCGCATTAACAATCAATGGCGAATCTGTTTT
- a CDS encoding iron-containing alcohol dehydrogenase has product MKKHFSFTGAKKIVFGNGSLETLADHIRELKASRPLIVLDRNIAKTGLRERVSDILGNEGFKITFFDRQVEAEPRLEVADEGAKAARKGKCDIVVGIGGGSAMDVAKAIAVLAANNGSAADYLGLNKVPGPGLPKIMIPTTAGTGSEVTFTAVFVRQNLKKKEGMNSPYLYPELALLDPTLTLSLPSVSTASTGIDALCHAIESYTSINASPMSEMISLEAIGLIAANLRTCVHDGSNLEAREQMLLGSLYAGLGLANAGVGAVHALSYPLGGQYGVSHGLANTIMLPHVMAFNLPGALEKFAVIAEVMGEVIDNLPLREAAYFAVEAVQSLIEDCGVYTTLEDLNIPEEALSELAEVAMTVVRPLENNPRKMTIEDAIEIYGEAY; this is encoded by the coding sequence ATGAAAAAGCACTTTTCCTTTACCGGGGCAAAAAAAATTGTCTTTGGCAACGGTTCCTTAGAGACGTTGGCAGATCATATTCGTGAACTGAAGGCGAGCCGTCCTCTGATTGTCCTTGATAGAAACATAGCGAAGACAGGACTCAGGGAAAGGGTTTCTGATATCCTTGGTAACGAGGGTTTCAAGATTACTTTCTTCGATCGGCAGGTCGAGGCCGAACCAAGGCTGGAGGTAGCCGATGAGGGAGCCAAAGCTGCCCGGAAGGGGAAATGTGATATTGTTGTGGGCATTGGTGGAGGAAGCGCTATGGATGTGGCAAAAGCCATTGCCGTTCTGGCAGCCAATAATGGCAGTGCAGCGGATTATTTAGGGCTGAATAAGGTTCCCGGCCCAGGGCTTCCCAAGATTATGATCCCTACAACTGCGGGAACAGGGAGCGAGGTCACCTTTACGGCTGTTTTTGTCCGGCAGAACTTGAAGAAAAAGGAGGGAATGAACAGCCCGTATCTCTATCCCGAACTGGCCCTCCTCGATCCGACGCTTACGCTCTCTCTCCCTTCCGTTTCAACAGCCTCAACGGGCATCGATGCCCTGTGTCACGCGATAGAATCCTACACATCAATTAATGCCTCACCGATGAGCGAAATGATTTCCCTGGAAGCTATTGGGTTGATTGCAGCGAACCTGCGAACCTGTGTCCATGACGGCAGCAACCTGGAGGCGAGGGAGCAGATGCTCCTGGGAAGCCTCTATGCGGGTTTGGGCCTGGCCAATGCGGGGGTCGGCGCCGTCCATGCCCTCTCCTATCCTCTTGGAGGGCAATATGGCGTCTCGCACGGGCTTGCCAATACGATCATGCTGCCCCATGTAATGGCTTTCAATCTGCCGGGAGCCCTGGAGAAATTTGCCGTCATCGCAGAAGTTATGGGAGAGGTGATTGATAATCTGCCTCTCCGTGAAGCGGCATATTTCGCAGTGGAAGCGGTACAATCGCTGATTGAAGATTGCGGTGTCTACACCACGCTTGAGGATTTGAACATCCCGGAGGAGGCACTGTCTGAGCTTGCTGAGGTTGCCATGACGGTGGTGAGGCCTCTGGAGAATAATCCCCGTAAAATGACTATAGAGGATGCCATCGAGATTTATGGAGAGGCATACTAA
- a CDS encoding type II toxin-antitoxin system HicA family toxin, translated as MNAKQKKTLSLIFEKPTRSDITWQETVSLLLAAGAVMKEGRGSRVRFKCRGYSLHVHAPHPERVVSKSTADTVRDFLRDIGVTP; from the coding sequence ATGAACGCGAAACAAAAGAAAACCCTTTCGCTGATCTTTGAAAAACCGACGCGATCCGATATTACATGGCAGGAAACCGTTTCGCTTCTCCTTGCTGCAGGCGCTGTGATGAAAGAGGGCAGAGGATCGCGTGTCAGGTTTAAATGCCGTGGTTACAGCCTGCATGTTCATGCTCCGCACCCTGAAAGGGTAGTGTCGAAAAGCACTGCGGACACGGTAAGAGATTTTTTGAGAGATATAGGAGTAACACCATGA
- a CDS encoding type II toxin-antitoxin system HicB family antitoxin codes for MKNVLQHKGYTGNVQFDADDMIFHGRVMGLKKAHISYEGKTVDELVTDFKNAVNDYLDMCAEDGIEPEKPFKGSFNLRLDPDLHKRLVVNALNEGKTLNAFVKDVLEKAVTEIQHT; via the coding sequence ATGAAAAATGTATTGCAGCACAAAGGATATACCGGCAACGTTCAATTTGATGCCGATGACATGATCTTCCATGGCCGTGTCATGGGTCTGAAAAAAGCCCATATCAGCTATGAGGGAAAAACCGTTGACGAGCTTGTAACGGATTTCAAGAATGCCGTTAACGACTATCTTGATATGTGCGCCGAAGACGGCATTGAACCTGAAAAGCCTTTCAAAGGGTCTTTCAACCTTCGTCTTGATCCCGATCTTCATAAGCGCCTGGTAGTCAATGCCTTGAATGAAGGAAAAACCCTAAACGCCTTTGTCAAAGACGTCCTGGAAAAGGCGGTTACCGAAATTCAGCACACCTAG